The genomic interval CCAATCACAAGTGAGGGGCGCGGCGAGGGGCGGCAGCTGTCCAATCATGCTGCAGGAGTGATGTgaattacagaggaaaaaacGAATCAAAACGCAAatcagcagggagggaggggCGGGTTACAATTGGTCGGGAGGAGGGCGGAGAATGGAAAAGATAACCAATCAAACACTCTGTTTTGATGGAAAAGGGCGTGGCCTACCGCATCCAGCCAATAAGATCGAGGCCGTGTTGCGTTCCTCCCGGCCGCCGCGTGGCGCCAGCTCCCGCGTtcggccggggccgcggcggcgccATGGACGCGTGGGTGCGGTTCAGCGCGCAGAGCGCGGCCAAGGAGCGGCTCTTCAGGTGCGGCCGCGCCGGGGGGGCTCCGGGGGGCTCCCGGGGGGACCGCGGGCCCCTCACGCCGCCCCGTCTCTTGCAGGGCTGCCCAGTACGCCTGCGCCGTGGCCGCGGACGCGCTGCGGAGGAGCGGGGCGAGCGCCGAGGCCCTGGCCAGAGCCCGGCAGCTGGAGGCGCACCTGAGCCTGGGCCGCAAGCGTGAGCGGGGGGGGCTCGTTAACGTCACCGTGATTAATTACAAACATCAGCCCGCTGGCTGAGCCACCTGCGGAAGCGGGGTGCTTTCCAGTTTTAGACCATGGAGGGAGACAGAACATGGAGTAAAACATTGCTCGGCAGCAGGGCGCTTAGCGTGTGTTTAACCACTGgttaatagatgtgttgtcagtaaGGAACTGAATAACTGTAACCAGCGAGGTCAGTTGTTTCTCAGCGTGGGTGTATATTGTGTTAGAAATGTGTAAGAGTTGTAATTGATCTGTGGTAATGGTGCGAATGTGAGCGATGGGAGAGCGGCCAGAGGTTGGAGCACTTGGGGAGGATGAGCCCGGTGCCGGTGAAGTACAGGTGAAGGTACAGGTAAAATGCAGGTGAAATAAAGTAAGGGTAAAATCCAGGCAAAGTAAAGGTAAAATGCAGGTAAAATAAGGGTATGGGTAATACAGGGGTAAAGGTAAAATGCAGGTAAAATAAGGGTACGGGTGATATAGGGGTAAAGGTAAAATCCAGGTAAAATAAGGGTACGGGTGATATAGGGGTAAAGGTAAAATCCAGGTAAAATAAGGGTATGGGTAATACAGGGTAAAGGTAAAATGCAGGTAAAATAAAGGTGAAGGTAGAATCCAGGTAAATCAGTGCCTGCTCAGCAGCGTCATTGACTCTGCTGCTCCGTTGGTTTCTGGGTCCCAGGGGCCCACCCGGTGCCCTCCCCCCGCTgagcgtctgtctgtccgtctgtctgtcccgcAGTGGTGCGGCTGGGCAGCTGGGCCGAGGCGCTGGAGGCGGCGAAGCGCGGGATCCACCAGCCGGACGCGGTGCTGCGGTTCTGCCTCACCCTGGGCCACCTGAACCGCGCGCTGTTCTGCGCCTGCGACAACGCGGTGTGGGCGGCGCGCGCCGGGCTGCTCCCCGCGCTGGACCAGGACAAGTGGAGCCAGCGCTCCTTCAGGTGAGGGGCGCGCGCGCCTTTCGGGGGGGGCTTGGGCTTTTCTTTCAAGGGACGAAGTGATGGGAAGAGAGGAAAGGGCTGCAAGTTGAGCTGGGGGTGCTGAGGGTGggaatttggggtgatttctcgccaaagggctgtgggtgttggaacagctgcccagggcagtgctggagtcgccatccctggaggggttgaaacgCACACAGATGAGGCTCTCAGGGTCATGTTCAGTGCCAGCGTTGGACCAACAGCTAAGCTCGATCTTAAAGCCCTTTCCCACCCAAAACGCTGCTTTGGAGGCTTTAAATTTGAACTCTGGCTTCAGCAATAACCGGGATCGGCGCGTTCCGCTTCGTGCTGGAGTCCAACAAGGGCAAGTCCATGCTGGAGTTCTGGTACCGCTCGCAGTTCAGCGCCGCGGCTCCGGGGCCGCTTGGGTGGCGTTTTGGGCGGCGGATTCGGCACAAAAGTGGGGTTTTCCTCTCCGGACGCAGCGCGAGGTTCGTGACGCTTTGTGCAGCGCGAAATGCTTGGGATTGGGCTTTTCTCTGCGGGCCGGGGAGCATCTTTGATCCGAAAACACTTTGTGGAGATTCCTGCTGTTTGGGGAGTTTCTGCAGGAAAGTGCGAGTGGCTCTGGGAGAGAAACTGGAAAAGGCTCAACTTCAAGGCTCTTTCTCAACCCCAATTCTCGCTGGCGTTTTACTTTTGCGGTGGGACGTCCCGCCCCGCCGTCCCCCCCTCGTTTCCCGTCCCTCTCGCTTTgtgcttggttttgtttcaggTATTACCTGTTCGCCCTGGTGCTGAACCTGAGCCGCGACGCCTACGAGCTGCGGGTGCTGCTGGAGCGCGAGGCGGGCGCCAAGCGGGCGAGGGGCGCCCCGACCGGGCAGCAGCCCCGCGCCGACGGCCGCTGCCGGCACCTGGGGCTGCGCCTGCGCCTGCAGCTGCGCCTGCTGCTCCGCGTGCTGCACAGCAACCCCCCGCTGCTGCTGGACCTGCTCCGCAACGCCTGCGACCTCTTCATCCCGCTCGATAAGCTGGGCTTGTACAGAACCAGCCCGGCTTTCGTGGGGCTGTGCGGCCTCACCTCCTCCatcctctccatcctcaccatccTCTATCCCTGGCTTAAACTCAAGCCTTAGTGGTGCGCGGAGCCTTCCTGCGGGCTTAAACCCGGCCTAAGCGGGTATTTCTGGGGTTAATCCCGGCGTTGGGCCGGGACTGGACTGAGTGGCTCCAGTGGCCGCGGAACCAGGCCGGGGTCACTCGGGCTGTGACGCTCAGAAAACCCAAATTTGGTTCTTTTCCCTGTTGACCGCAGCGTTTTTCTGGCTTTTCGAGGGGTTTGGtgatttcccctctttttttaggGGTTGGACCCGGGGCTGGGGTGAGTTTGGTGCAAACTGGGCACGTCCAGAGCCCCTTTATCTTGTTTTTAAGCAACTCGCACCAAAGCGGAGCGCGCGAGGACTTTGCTGCGCGTTGGAGCCGAGTTTGGGGTCAGTTCTCGTGGTTTTGAGGTAAAACAGGGTGCGTTTTGTCCCCTGGAGAACATTTCCTCCCTCGCCCCTTTTTGGGCAGGATTTGCTCCTTTGCCTCGCTTTTGGGGTCTGAGCTCCAGGAGCACAAAGGGCTCGGGCGCCCGGGTGCGTCTGCGCGGTGGAAAAGGCTCTTTTGGGGCTGAGAATCGTGGTTTTGGTCACCCGGGGGTTTCTCTTTGCTGCGGAGGTGGCGCCGGGGCCGTCCCGCTGCTCCACACGCGGCGTTTCCTGCGGCTTTGGGGCGAAACGGGCAGGAAACGGCCAAATCGCGGGACAGGCCTGGACCCGAGCGCAGCTGGGCGGCTTTGGCCAGGAGGAGTTTGGTGGAGCCGGGTTCCGGAGGCGGAAGAACCGGTCggggtggggggcggggggagacCCCACCCCGGGAATTGCGGCTTTTTTGGGAGCGTGCAGCAACCCCCCCAGTGCACTTTTGTCCCTTAATTAGGGAAAAGTCGGCGTTAATTGGGCCGGGGCTTCGTTAGCCGCTGCCtcatggggggtgatgggggaggGGGGCGGTGACCCCACTGTGGGGGCTGCTAAATTAATAAACATATTATATAGAGATAATAGAGCTGCTTTTGTGTCTTGAAGTATCTCGTTTACTTAATTGTcatcattttcctctttatttccttttgctATTGCTTTCATTTTCACCCTTAGTTTAATTTTTATGTTATTCAATTAATATTTGCTATcttagccccccccccccccaattctgcACTGTTTCTATTTTACACCGAAATCCCCCTATTTCTGCCCAGGGTTGTCTTAATAATAGAAAAATGCCATttatcccccccaggaccccccagtgttgggtggaggtgggggggcgctggggggacactgggagcactgggttgAACTGGGGGCGCTGGGCTGGACTGGGAGCACCTGTCTGAACTGGAGCCAGCGCTCCGCACCCGTCACACGCGGTGTCACCGTTtcggggacaccccagccccTCCGCCATCCATTGGCGGCTCCAACCCCCGGGGGGGCGGGAAGTGACcggggccgtgtcccccccgcGGCACCGCCGCCCGTCCGCTGTCCCCGTGTCGCCCGCGCCGCTCTCGCCCGGTGGCGGCGCTGGACCCGTCCCAGGTGCGGGCGGcaggtgagcggggccggggggcgttCGGGGGTGACAAAGTGACAGGCGTGTCCCGCGGCACGCGCGGAATGAGGAAGACGCGGGTGGGGACGAAGGGCgctcgtgcctcagtttccccacgggGGACGCGCGCAGAGGGACCCCGAGCGGGGACACCGGGCCCCCCCGCAGGCTCCCCCGTCCCCGCGGGTCCCCCCGGCGCGGTTTTGGGCCCATTCCAGGTGTTTTTCCAGCTTCCCGGGGCGAAGCGGCCGCCGCGGGGGCGACATTTTCACGGTTCCtgtgtccccgggggctgggggacagctcGGGGGGCCGTGATGGGGGGGCCACGTCTGTCCCCGCAGGACAGACCCCGGTGGCTTTCCTCCAGTTTCATGGGGTCTTTTAGGgggtttttcccccctccctctaATACCAACACCCGGCCGCGCTCCCTGCGCCCCCTgcggccccgcggccccgcgccccccagCACACGTCCCACTCTGGGTGAAAAAGCCCATTTTTAggtgtttttaatactttttttaccttttcaagCGGGTTTCCCTGGAAGCGAAACCCCGCCCGCCGTCCGCGGCGCGGCCCAGCGGGGGCTCCGCGGGGTGGGGCGCTCGGCCCGCGGGAGCCGGTGCCCCAAATCCCCCGGGGTCTGCCCGGGATCTGCTCTGCAAAGCCTGCGGTTCcggggggggggtgtgggtgtgtgtccgtgtgtgtccgtgtgtccgtgtgtgtgtgtgtgtgtctgtccgtgtgtccgtgtgtccgtgtgtgtgtgtgtgtgtgtgtgtctgtccgtgtgtgtgtgtgtccgtgtgtgtgtgtgtgtgtccgtgtgtgtgtgtgtgtctgtacgtgtgtgtgtgtgtccgtgtgtgtgtgtgtgtgtgtttgtgtgtgtgtgtgtgtgtgtttgtgtgtctgtctgtgtgtctgtccgtgtgtgtctgtgtgtgtctgtctgtgtgtctgtgtgtgtgtctgtccgtgtgtctgtgtgtgtgtctgtctgtgtgtctgtgtgtccgtgtgtccatgtgtgtgtgtccgtgtgtctgtgtccgtgtgtgtgtgtgtccgtgtgtgtgtgtctgtgtgtgtctgtctgtgtgtccccggGGACCCCAGGAGATGGTCGCTGGGATCctgcccctgaccccccccacccgGATACAGCTCCTGAccccctggggatcccccagcgCCCCGTGACCTGCTTCCCGAGCCCTGCGATCCAGTCCCACCCCCAATCCAGTTCCTGCTTCCCGTTATTCAAACCCTGATCCCTCTGGGATCCAGCCCCCAATCCCCTCGAGATCCAGGATCTGATCCCTGGGATCCGATCCCCAGttccctgggggtcccatccctgaTCCCCCCGGGATCCAGTCCCCGAGCCCCCAAGGGAGGGCTCACCCAGCCCCATCCCACTGGATGCAGGCGCCACCTCctgccccggtgtcccccccggaGTCGATCCCGGGGTTCAGGGTCTCCCCGGTGCCACCACTGACCCTCCTTTCCCGCCACAGGACGGCTCGGCCGCCGATGCCCGGATGCCCCTTCCCGCACctcccggtgtccccgtgtccccgctgggTGCCATGCGTCCCCCCCGCGGGGTTTGGTGGCTggcgctgctggcgctgctggtGCCGGCGGGGGCCGCGGCGCGGCCGCCGTGCCAGATCGACACCGCGGGCGGgacggggctgtgccgggggcagGACCTGGCGCGGGTGCCCCCCGCCCTCCCCGGCGGGCTCCGTGAGCTGGACCTGTCCTACAACAAGCTCCGCGAGATCACGGCGGCCGATTTCGCCGGCCTGACCCGGCTCCGGCGCCTGGACCTGGCGTTCAACAGCATCTCCCGCATCGCGCCGGGCGCCTTCCTCTCCACCCCGCTCCTGGAGCATCTGCGGCTCTTCAACAACTCCCTGGACCGCATCCCGGCGCCGGCGCTGGCGCCGCTGGCCAACCTGCGTTGGCTGGACGTGTCCAACAACCTGTACGGCAGCGCGGCCCTGGACGGCGCCTTCGGGCGGCTGCGGCGGCTGCGGGAGCTGTCGCTGGGggggccgctgctgcgggacGTGTCGCGGGGGGCCTTGGCCGTCCTGAAGGACACGGCGCTGCACAAGTTCGCCATCAAGTCGGCCTCTGGGCTCCTGCGCTACGAGCCCGGCGCCTTCTCCTGGCTCAACACCACGGAGCTGTGGTGCGACGTGGCGCTGGACGGGAGCGCGGCGACTCTGCCGGCGATGCTGCGCGACCTGCGCGGCAAACCCCTCGAGCTCCTGCGCTTCCGCAACCTCTTCGAGTTCACCTACTACTCCGGCGCCGCCGACCCCTTCGCCGGTCTGGCCGAGCTGCGCGTCACCAAGCTGGTGTTCTACCGCGGCAAGTTCAACGAGAACCTCCTGCGCTTGGCCTTGCTCAACATCCAGCGCTCCCGCGTCCGCGACCTGGCGCTGGTGGCCATCGACTTCGCCCGCTCGCCGCGCTGGGACGGCTCCGGCGCGGGGACGGCGGCTCCGCGGCTCGACCGCCTCTTGCTGCAGGACATCAGCAACCCCGACGTGCTGCGCTTCGACTGGACCTTCACGTGGCTGAGCAGCGTGGCCGCGCTCTCCATCATCAACGTCAACTTCAACTACGTGCCCTGCGACGCCTGGGCCGAGCTGCGCAGCGTGGAGGCCTTGGACATCTCCAACAACCGCCTGGAAGACGCCTTCATCTACAACCAGCGCTGCCGCTACCAGGGCACCATGCCCAAGCTGGAGAGCTTCACCCTGGCCACCAACCAGCTGCTCAGCCTGGCCGTGGTGGCCGCCCTGACGCGGAGCTGGCCCCGGCTCGCCCGCCTGGACGCCAGCCACAACGGCCTGGGCGGCCTGCGGGAGACGTGCCAGTGGAGCCCGGCGCTGCGCTGGTTGGCCCTGCGCCACAACCGGGTGACGGTGGGGACCTTCGGCTGCCTGCCCACCACGCTGGAGTTCCTGGACCTCTCCTACTCGCAGCTCGACCGCCTGGACATGGACTATTTCGCCCGGAGCGCCCGGCTGCGCGAGCTGCGCCTGAGCGGCAACAAGATCAAGTTCATCCCGTCGGAGTGGACGTGTCCCCGCTTGGAGGTGCTGGCCATCGACGGCAACTCCTTCGGCGTCATCAACCGCGGCTCCTTCGTCAACATGCCGCGGCTCGCCAGCCTGGCGGCCGGCAACAACCCGTACCACTGCACCTGCCCCCTGCACGGCTTCCTGGAG from Patagioenas fasciata isolate bPatFas1 chromosome 30, bPatFas1.hap1, whole genome shotgun sequence carries:
- the PEX11B gene encoding peroxisomal membrane protein 11B — translated: MDAWVRFSAQSAAKERLFRAAQYACAVAADALRRSGASAEALARARQLEAHLSLGRKLVRLGSWAEALEAAKRGIHQPDAVLRFCLTLGHLNRALFCACDNAVWAARAGLLPALDQDKWSQRSFRYYLFALVLNLSRDAYELRVLLEREAGAKRARGAPTGQQPRADGRCRHLGLRLRLQLRLLLRVLHSNPPLLLDLLRNACDLFIPLDKLGLYRTSPAFVGLCGLTSSILSILTILYPWLKLKP
- the LOC136112678 gene encoding toll-like receptor 2; this encodes MPLPAPPGVPVSPLGAMRPPRGVWWLALLALLVPAGAAARPPCQIDTAGGTGLCRGQDLARVPPALPGGLRELDLSYNKLREITAADFAGLTRLRRLDLAFNSISRIAPGAFLSTPLLEHLRLFNNSLDRIPAPALAPLANLRWLDVSNNLYGSAALDGAFGRLRRLRELSLGGPLLRDVSRGALAVLKDTALHKFAIKSASGLLRYEPGAFSWLNTTELWCDVALDGSAATLPAMLRDLRGKPLELLRFRNLFEFTYYSGAADPFAGLAELRVTKLVFYRGKFNENLLRLALLNIQRSRVRDLALVAIDFARSPRWDGSGAGTAAPRLDRLLLQDISNPDVLRFDWTFTWLSSVAALSIINVNFNYVPCDAWAELRSVEALDISNNRLEDAFIYNQRCRYQGTMPKLESFTLATNQLLSLAVVAALTRSWPRLARLDASHNGLGGLRETCQWSPALRWLALRHNRVTVGTFGCLPTTLEFLDLSYSQLDRLDMDYFARSARLRELRLSGNKIKFIPSEWTCPRLEVLAIDGNSFGVINRGSFVNMPRLASLAAGNNPYHCTCPLHGFLEEARRRGRPVLADWPQNWTCYHPEALLDTAVAAYAPRPLECDVPALVAVAVASTAVAVAACAVLCWKLDAGWYLRATFRLIRARYGGQRAAAAPRPCSYHAFISYSRADAAWVRRELLRRLESVAPPYRLCIHERDFTPGRWIIENIVENIERSAKVVFVLSRSFVDSEWCNYELYFAQQRAVGLGAADVILVLKEPVEVRGLPRRFARLRKMLGTKTYLEWPREASRRPFFWLQLRSLLGTPGELGGGGEGDTAAGVTT